One region of Drosophila kikkawai strain 14028-0561.14 chromosome 2R, DkikHiC1v2, whole genome shotgun sequence genomic DNA includes:
- the jbug gene encoding filamin-A isoform X3 codes for MKFDCCICVAFKKLQTRWRRRNTYCATDWNDGRVMCEVIKGLGGPAPAPEKLSTDPFHYENNIRKAVDAGARLGVQPILTAKDMANPEVEHLGIMAYAAHLQWVPPRPPLSDLVNVYLESTSGRVGEPTHFRIDVLSRDISLSSVRCHVVPPSGQPGQPVRLNAHGEGVFVPERYGMHEIVVEIGDDSLGGHFFRVLPRLLQVAPPGMAPCALGSLVEVLVNATGAPKTEDILVTAVSPSGISHNCPLKKIDEGHSAIFKPDEAGIWEIAITYQGRHIQGGPFTCAVFDASGVSVHGLDGAMPLRAHTFEVDARGVGVSGELHVDIVHDKHSLVCSVEKIVENKYRVTFMPRQNGKYRVYIYFNGYDVKGSPFIMRVGTKGRSGKTRSSPLHDSKHRSESPSMHFISTTNTRHNDYRNSSLSRHNAAERNNSYSPQYSPKLDTTDYHTSSSRYYKRESEENHTSPPPQPPPVSGSPSIKYLNSADLYTETLNGARRDSKTSNSSSTKNDYYYDKENELYSQRRAVTKPKLTPPREERELTSTTNTSSSSSFQQQRHQQLATSTLTRSLSPIPSPTLNTRSSELHTHSPLTIKTSNQYESSTRNVTGSPRHASVSPVQRYSPNAYITTATHRMGSPVTSTLNKNGYESRTVEKSSTYKSTSNYVTDSNMRSSPSLYGTAERLRRTGSPEPRIDHSSNVRVSSMKPASARRDSWDVINKTKHMLSHNSLESLANMTETQLNTELQYNRPDLDHETHRNTQYNKFALHKQQQQQQQLSDYRRDSPDDGGERYKPSAITVKSHSNNTYTDKSGGYTKTVKESSEHVVTESNGHGASPGYGYSSLSRFRPIDSNATGARAIRVQDIPNGSIGRPVEFEIDGSKAGSGNLEILVNGGRVTSSVRSLGGQRFIASFTPHEHGTHTVQITFNGETVPGSPWHAEIMSSPGLTALGESTRLVPANTPAVFEILPPPGQSLSKGECVATVLTPNKSKLNARVTHEAANGAARIEFVPTEVGTHVIDASINGTKIAGGPLIAKVYDSSLIQVTEVNGGVVGQPCQFRVDASAAGEGQLEISINEGEVPNHVQVVGGGRCLVSFTPEQAKSHLIDIKFNGETVRGCPFVCAVADTSRVLLNLSNLELIPVNRPSSFHITVSGGGAAELAVSVRGPQGELPVRVTGDIHAGFTAEFTPTNVGGHSINVEYNGFAVQGTPFLAKSYDASKVVVGSVSRGTMGRPVQFTVDAGDAGEGNLEITISAKGQNIPTQVHPQGSARFSVSFVPTESCEHTINVSFNKMPVPGCPITVSISGGVAGPQVSLGGPGPVHQTNSFVINHNGGRLEDIEVNVEGPAGQSVPAQVHQSADGVFKAEFVPRVVGEHRVNVTVNGLATAGSPYAAKVYDVSAIKVKNVSSGTVGKPVTFLVETSQAGPGNLEVTVNGGRVPTSAQAQGQHTYAISFTPREAESHTVELRFNSQDVPGSPFTCRVAAAARIQSPETMDKVSVGRLFEFVVESDTKPTVEVLGPARRSVPVKIDSLGSSTLGYNVKFEPMEVGDHSVEVRLPGGGHVEGSPFLLKAYSAEKVIVTDIRAGVVNKSVSFGINASQAGAGNLEIIVAVNGKNVPNFVQSEGNARFKVNFKPTEAATHSLSVRFNGHPVPGSPFSCHIAAAAASPSMGLPRAMAMGECLKQAAVKMDNTFELEGFEGTEPQIFVTSPSGDNEHCQLSQHDGGSYSASFRPTTVGRHLISVTANDQHINGSPFSCNVFDVSRVSISGLEQQYGPASLGVPVTFSVDAAGAGEGTLELVVSTDSSTVKAEVVACARGLYDVTFVPQSTEPHYVNITFNEVAVDGSPFRVDIQQHTQHIQIGSLAAIDFPADDQIVEIFSPDQKSVPYSINRQTAEFRTHMTGNYTLRFIDRETRQHIGSRTLCVFDPTLVKITEVSEAFCHRPASIGVSLNEAGQGDLSALVRCGATEVPHTIRGPSKAGVYEIVYQPTRVAPHKISILFNDVPISLKPLEINVLPASAGKEISVSGLGLYQSRVGKTTSFAIDTVKRPAREFDVVVSGPGGQALPVRCYQTKNGHLQAEFTINKPGQCVIEVLHQSKPLPGSPFTCESFDSSKVTTQGVSKEPLALHSPNSFTVRTDNAGTAELEAFAISPSNQSLPVLISEQSEGVYNVEFVPSQPGNYKLTLMYGGETIPSSPLSFTASASGVRNDARAAGHGLEVCHRNKEASFVVYCPIAPNVQIERLDEYGERIEPKIKALGNNEWRISYTILSVGKYEIRASCPNRGSLPGSPWHISCVESNKVTPVGGWGTLVDHDGRLILPARIIFEVENAGPGKLVCSIDGIEIPVDKLADGKMCLNITGENLAAGEHDLDLTWSGLTITQCPRSAFVTGQQAADKVQLMGRGLAAAQAGEAAHFTIDASNAPAGRPDVILTSQDNTSLPVSLAQPRPSENIWLASYTPQKSTTGTLNLSVKWNGRLVKGCPLTVAVGSSMDASKVIASGEGLRHGIVGKDIKSWIDTRRAGPGELTAHCAGVRKVAYCELYDHGDATFTLNIKPQEPGRHLLTIKYGGQNVPGSPFALKVAGAPDASKVRVYGPGIEHGVLATFQSRFICDTRGAGAGQLTVRVRGPKGAFRVEMQRESQKDRTILCKYDPTEPGDYRVEVKWAGEFVPGSPFPVMIFDTEEELRRYLQGI; via the exons aTGAAGTTTGATTGCTGCATATGCGTTGCTTTTAAAAAACTTCAAACGCGCTGGCGGAGACGGAATACTTATTGCGCT ACCGATTGGAACGATGGACGCGTAATGTGCGAAGTTATTAAGGGACTTGGCGGCCCTGCACCAGCTCCGGAAAAGCTCAGCACTGATCCCTTCCACTACGAGAACAATATTCGGAAGGCGGTGGACGCGGGCGCCCGGCTGGGCGTGCAGCCCATCCTGACGGCCAAGGACATGGCCAACCCGGAAGTGGAGCATCTGGGCATTATGGCATACGCTGCGCACCTGCAGTGGGTTCCGCCGCGGCCGCCGCTGTCCGACCTGGTCAACGTTTATCTGGAGAGCACGTCCGGTCGGGTGGGCGAACCG ACACATTTCCGCATCGATGTGCTGTCTCGGGACATAAGCCTCAGTTCGGTGCGCTGTCACGTGGTTCCACCTTCCGGTCAACCAGGACAACCTGTGCGACTGAATGCCCACGGCGAGGGAGTCTTTGTGCCAGAGCGCTATGGGATGCACGAGATTGTAGTCGAGATCGGAGACGACAGCCTGGGTGGTCATTTCTTCCGTGTTCTGCCTCGATTGCTACAGGTAGCGCCTCCAGGAATGGCGCCCTGTGCTTTGGGTAGTCTCGTCGAGGTGCTGGTTAATGCCACGGGAGCGCCAAAAACAGAGGATATCCTGGTCACAGCCGTCTCCCCATCGGGCATTTCCCATAACTGTCCGCTAAAGAAGATTGACGAGGGACACAGTGCCATATTCAAGCCGGACGAGGCGGGCATTTGGGAGATTGCCATCACTTATCAGGGCCGTCATATCCAGGGCGGACCTTTTACCTGTGCCGTGTTCGATGCCTCCGGCGTCTCTGTCCACGGTTTGGATGGAGCCATGCCGTTGAGGGCACACACCTTTGAGGTAGATGCACGCGGAGTGGGAGTTTCTGGAGAGCTGCACGTGGACATTGTGCATGACAAGCATTCGCTGGTCTGCTCTGTGGAGAAGATCGTGGAGAACAAATACCGAGTGACCTTTATGCCCAGGCAGAATGGAAAGTACAGGGTCTATATCTACTTTAATGGCTACGATGTTAAGGGATCGCCGTTCAT AATGCGAGTGGGCACTAAGGGAAGATCTGGAAAGACGCGCAGCAGTCCGCTGCATGACAGCAAGCACCGCTCGGAGAGTCCCTCGATGCATTTCATTTCCACCACGAATACCCGGCACAATGATTATCGAAACTCCTCCTTATCGAGGCACAATGCGGCGGAAAGGAACAACAGCTACTCGCCGCAGTACTCGCCCAAGTTGGATACCACAGATTACCACACTTCCAGTTCCAGGTATTATAAGCGGGAAAGCGAG GAGAACCACACCTCCCCGCCGCCACAGCCTCCGCCAGTTAGTGGTTCGCCAAGTATCAAGTATCTGAACTCCGCTGATCTTTACACGGAGACCTTGAACGGGGCACGCCGTGATTCAAAGACCTCCAACAGCAGCTCCACGAAGAACGATTATTACTACGACAAGGAGAATGAGCTGTACAGTCAGCGGCGTGCAGTGACCAAGCCCAAGTTGACGCCACCGCGCGAGGAGCGCGAACTGACCAGCACCACCaataccagcagcagcagcagcttccaacagcagcggcatcaGCAGCTGGCCACCAGCACCCTGACCAGATCGCTTAGTCCAATACCTAGTCCCACACTCAAT ACCCGATCTAGCGAGCTGCACACTCACAGTCCCCTGACCATCAAGACGTCCAACCAATATGAGAGTTCTACGCGCAATGTAACCGGCAGTCCACGCCATGCCTCCGTTTCGCCCGTCCAACGTTACTCCCCCAACGCCTATATAACCACTGCCACTCATCGTATGGGCAGTCCTGTGACAAGCACCTTGAACAAG AATGGCTACGAGTCGCGAACGGTGGAGAAGTCGTCGACCTACAAGTCCACCTCCAACTATGTCACAGACTCGAATATGCGCTCCAGTCCCTCGCTGTACGGCACTGCCGAGCGGCTGCGTCGGACTGGATCCCCGGAGCCGCGAATCGACCACTCCTCCAATGTGAGGGTGTCCTCGATGAAACCGGCGTCGGCCAGGCGCGACAGTTGGGATGTCATCAATAAGACAAAGCATATGCTCTCGCACAATTCGCTCGAATCGCTGGCGAACATGACCGAGACGCAGCTGAACACGGAACTGCAGTACAATCGTCCGGATTTGGACCACGAGACGCACCGGAATACGCAGTACAATAAGTTCGCCCTGCacaaacaacagcagcagcagcagcagttgtcGGACTATCGCCGGGATTCCCCCGATGATGGAGGAGAACGCTACAA ACCCAGTGCCATTACAGTCAAGTCACATTCGAACAATACTTATACGGACAAGTCCGGCGGCTATACGAAAACCGTGAAGGAGTCCAGCGAGCATGTTGTCACCGAGAGCAATGGCCATGGAGCTTCTCCTGGCTATGGCTACAGCTCGTTGTCTAGATTTCGACCCATAGACAGCAATGCCACTGGTGCTAGGGCCATTCGGGTGCAGGATATACCGAATGGCTCCATTGGGCGACCCGTTGAGTTCGAGATCGATGGCTCGAAGGCGGGCTCCGGCAATCTGGAGATCCTGGTTAACGGCGGGCGTGTCACCTCCTCGGTCCGCTCGCTGGGAGGTCAGAGGTTCATAGCCAGCTTTACGCCGCACGAGCATGGAACGCACACAGTGCAAATCACCTTCAATGGCGAGACCGTTCCAG GTTCACCGTGGCACGCTGAGATCATGTCCTCACCCGGCCTAACCGCTCTGGGCGAATCCACTCGCCTGGTACCCGCCAATACACCGGCGGTTTTTGAGATACTGCCGCCTCCTGGACAAAGCCTAAGTAAGGGCGAGTGCGTGGCCACGGTTCTGACTCCCAACAAGTCAAAACTCAACGCCAGAGTCACCCATGAGGCGGCAAATGGTGCTGCTCGCATCGAGTTCGTGCCCACCGAAGTGGGCACCCACGTCATCGATGCGTCCATAAACGGCACGAAGATCGCTGGCGGCCCGCTGATCGCCAAGGTCTACGACTCCAGCCTGATCCAGGTGACGGAGGTAAATGGCGGCGTGGTCGGCCAGCCGTGCCAGTTCCGCGTCGATGCCAGCGCCGCTGGCGAAGGCCAGCTGGAGATATCCATCAACGAGGGCGAGGTGCCCAATCATGTCCAGGTGGTGGGCGGTGGCCGCTGCCTCGTCTCCTTCACGCCGGAGCAGGCCAAATCGCATCTTATAGATATCAAGTTCAATGGCGAAACGGTGCGCGGCTGTCCCTTTGTCTGCGCCGTGGCAGATACCTCTCGTGTGCTCCTGAATCTCTCCAATCTGGAGTTGATTCCGGTCAACCGGCCCTCCTCCTTTCACATCACCGTGAGCGGAGGCGGTGCCGCCGAGCTGGCTGTCAGTGTGCGCGGCCCGCAAGGGGAGTTGCCAGTTCGAGTCACTGGAGACATCCATGCTGGCTTCACCGCCGAATTCACGCCCACCAACGTTGGCGGCCACTCGATTAATGTGGAGTACAATGGCTTTGCCGTCCAGGGAACCCCCTTCTTGGCCAAATCCTATGATGCCAGCAAAGTGGTGGTGGGCAGCGTATCGCGCGGCACTATGGGACGGCCGGTGCAGTTCACGGTGGATGCGGGCGATGCCGGTGAGGGCAACTTGGAGATAACGATTTCGGCCAAGGGACAGAATATTCCCACACAGGTGCATCCGCAGGGCAGTGCAAG ATTCTCCGTTTCGTTTGTGCCCACCGAGTCATGCGAGCACACGATCAACGTATCCTTCAACAAAATGCCCGTTCCTGGCTGTCCGATAACGGTCAGCATCAGTGGCGGCGTGGCCGGGCCTCAGGTGTCGCTCGGCGGACCAGGACCCGTGCATCAGACCAATTCTTTTGTAATCAATCACAACGGCGGCCGTCTGGAGGATATCGAGGTGAACGTGGAAG GACCTGCTGGCCAGTCGGTTCCAGCACAAGTGCATCAGTCCGCTGATGGCGTCTTCAAGGCGGAGTTCGTGCCCAGAGTCGTCGGCGAGCATCGCGTCAATGTCACGGTCAATGGACTGGCCACCGCTGGGAGTCCCTATGCAGCCAAG gtCTACGATGTCAGCGCCATCAAGGTGAAGAATGTAAGCAGCGGTACCGTGGGCAAGCCGGTTACCTTCCTGGTTGAGACCTCCCAGGCTGGACCCGGTAATCTGGAGGTAACCGTAAATGGCGGCAGGGTTCCCACATCAGCCCAGGCCCAGGGACAGCACACCTATGCCATCAGCTTCACTCCTCGCGAGGCCGAGAGTCACACTGTGGAGCTGCGATTTAATAGCCAGGATGTACCCGGCTCGCCATTCACTTGTCGCGTGGCAGCCGCCGCTCGTATCCAATCCCCGGAGACGATGGACAAGGTCAGCGTGGGCCGTCTGTTTGAATTCGTAGTGGAATCGGACACGAAGCCAACGGTGGAAGTACTGGGTCCTGCCAGGCGGAGTGTACCCGTCAAGATTGATTCCCTGGGCTCTTCAACTTTGGGCTACAATGTCAAGTTCGAGCCCATGGAGGTGGGTGATCATTCGGTGGAGGTCCGTCTCCCAGGCGGTGGCCATGTGGAGGGCAGCCCGTTCCTCCTGAAAGCCTACTCCGCTGAGAAAGTCATCGTCACGGATATCCGAGCCGGAGTGGTTAACAAGAGCGTTAGCTTTGGAATAAATGCCTCGCAGGCCGGAGCTGGCAACCTGGAGATCATTGTGGCCGTCAATGGCAAGAATGTGCCCAACTTTGTCCAATCCGAGGGCAATGCCCGGTTTAAAGTGAACTTCAAGCCCACGGAGGCGGCCACCCACTCGCTATCCGTACGATTTAACGGACATCCGGTGCCGGGCTCACCCTTCAGCTGTCATATAGCCGCCGCAGCTGCTTCGCCTTCGATGGGCTTGCCCCGGGCCATGGCCATGGGTGAGTGCCTGAAGCAGGCTGCCGTCAAGATGGACAACACCTTCGAGCTCGAAGGCTTCGAGGGCACGGAACCGCAGATCTTTGTGACCTCGCCGTCGGGAGACAACGAGCATTGCCAGTTGAGTCAGCACGACGGAGGCAGTTACTCTGCCTCGTTCAGACCCACCACTGTGGGTCGTCACCTGATCAGTGTGACGGCCAACGACCAGCACATCAATGGATCCCCCTTCAGCTGCAACGTCTTCGATGTCTCCAGGGTCAGCATCAGTGGCCTAGAGCAGCAGTATGGACCGGCCAGTCTAGGAGTGCCGGTAACCTTCAGTGTGGATGCGGCAGGAGCTGGCGAAGGAACCCTGGAACTGGTGGTCTCCACAGACAGCAGCACTGTCAAAGCAGAAGTGGTTGCCTGCGCCCGGGGACTCTATGACGTGACCTTTGTGCCCCAGAGCACGGAACCGCACTACGTTAACATCACCTTCAATGAGGTGGCCGTGGATGGTAGCCCCTTCCGCGTGGACATTCAGCAGCACACGCAGCATATACAGATTGGTAGCTTGGCGGCCATTGACTTCCCGGCGGATGACCAGATTGTGGAGATCTTCTCGCCGGATCAGAAGTCTGTTCCCTACTCGATCAACAGACAGACGGCCGAGTTCCGTACCCACATGACGGGGAACTATACGCTGCGCTTTATAGACCGCGAGACGCGACAGCATATTGGCTCCCGCACGTTGTGCGTTTTCGATCCTACCTTGGTGAAGATCACCGAGGTCAGCGAGGCTTTCTGCCATCGTCCGGCCAGCATTGGAGTCTCCTTGAATGAAGCCGGCCAGGGGGATCTCTCGGCTTTGGTTCGTTGTGGCGCCACCGAGGTGCCGCACACCATACGCGGACCCAGCAAGGCCGGAGTCTATGAGATCGTTTACCAGCCCACTCGAGTGGCTCCCCACAAGATCAGCATCCTATTCAACGACGTGCCCATTTCCCTGAAGCCCCTGGAGATAAACGTTCTGCCCGCAAGTGCTGGCAAGGAGATCAGCGTCAGTGGATTGGGATTGTATCAGTCTCGCGTGGGCAAGACCACGTCCTTTGCCATCGACACGGTCAAGAGGCCAGCTAGGGAGTTCGATGTGGTGGTCTCTGGTCCAGGAGGACAGGCATTGCCTGTGAGGTGCTATCAGACCAAGAACGGGCACTTGCAAGCCGAGTTCACCATCAACAAACCGGGACAGTGTGTGATTG AGGTGCTCCACCAATCGAAGCCACTGCCTGGCAGTCCCTTCACCTGTGAGTCCTTCGACAGCAGCAAGGTCACAACGCAGGGTGTATCCAAGGAACCGCTGGCCCTGCACAGTCCCAACAGCTTCACCGTGCGAACCGATAATGCCGGAACCGCCGAACTCGAGGCCTTTGCCATCTCCCCCAGCAACCAAAGTCTGCCTGTGCTAATCAGCGAGCAGTCAGAGGGAGTCTACAATGTGGAGTTTGTGCCCTCGCAGCCGGGCAATTACAAGCTGACGCTGATGTACGGCGGAGAGACCATTCCCAGTTCGCCGCTAAGCTTTACAGCCTCCGCCAGCGGAGTGAGAAACGATGCCCGGGCAGCTGGCCATGGACTGGAGGTGTGTCATCGCAACAAGGAGGCCTCCTTCGTTGTCTACTGTCCCATCGCACCCAATGTTCAAATCGAGCGTTTGGATGAATATGGCGAGCGGATAGAGCCCAAGATCAAGGCCTTGGGTAATAATGAGTGGCGCATCTCCTACACCATCCTATCCGTGGGCAAATACGAGATCCGGGCGAGCTGTCCAAATCGAGGAAGCTTGCCGGGATCGCCGTGGCACATCAGCTGCGTGGAGTCCAACAAGGTCACACCTGTGGGTGGCTGGGGAACATTGGTCGATCACGATGGCCGACTCATACTCCCAGCTAGAATCATCTTCGAGGTGGAAAATGCGGGTCCTGGcaaactggtgtgcagcatcgaTGGAATCGAAATACCCGTGGATAAGCTGGCGGACGGCAAGATGTGCCTGAACATCACAGGCGAAAATCTGGCTGCCGGCGAGCATGATTTGGATCTAACCTGGAGCGGCTTGACCATCACCCAGTGCCCAAGAAGTGCCTTCGTGACCGGCCAACAAGCTGCTGATAAGGTTCAGCTGATGGGTCGCGGATTGGCTGCCGCTCAGGCAGGAGAGGCGGCGCATTTCACCATTGATGCTTCGAATGCCCCGGCAGGCAGGCCGGATGTGATCCTCACCAGTCAGGACAACACATCGCTGCCGGTAAGTCTGGCGCAGCCCAGACCCAGCGAGAACATTTGGCTGGCCTCATACACACCCCAGAAATCCACCACGGGCACTCTGAATCTCTCCGTGAAGTGGAACGGCAGACTGGTCAAGGGATGCCCGCTAACGGTGGCCGTGGGCTCCTCGATGGATGCCTCAAAGGTGATTGCTTCAGGCGAGGGACTGCGTCATGGAATCGTGGGCAAGGATATCAAGTCCTGGATAGACACAAGGAGAGCCGGACCTGGCGAACTCACCGCCCACTGTGCTGGCGTTCGCAAGGTTGCCTATTGCGAGCTGTACGATCATGGCGATGCCACATTCACGCTGAACATCAAGCCGCAGGAGCCGGGAAGGCATCTGTTGACCATCAAATATGGAGGACAAAATGTCCCTGGATCGCCATTTGCACTTAAAGTGGCCGGCGCTCCCGATGCCAGCAAG GTTCGCGTTTATGGCCCTGGCATCGAGCATGGTGTGCTGGCCACCTTCCAGTCGCGCTTTATCTGCGACACTCgaggtgctggtgctggcCAGTTGACCGTGCGCGTCCGCGGACCGAAGGGCGCCTTCCGCGTGGAGATGCAGCGTGAGAGCCAAAAGGATCGCACCATACTGTGCAAG TATGATCCAACCGAACCCGGAGACTACCGCGTGGAGGTCAAGTGGGCGGGCGAATTCGTGCCAGGATCACCCTTCCCCGTCATGATCTTCGACACTGAGGAGGAGTTACGAAGGTATTTGCAGGGCATATGA